The sequence below is a genomic window from Streptomyces sp. B21-105.
CGGCAAACACATCATGGCCGCCGCCGCACAGAACCTCGCCTCGGTGACGCTCGAGCTCGGCGGCAACGACCCCGCGATCGTCCTCGACGACGCCGTACTCGACCAGGAGCACGTCGGACGGCTCGTCCAGGGCGCTTTCCTGACCAGCGGCCAGGTCTGCATGGCGGTCAAACGGGTGTACGTCCATCGCTCCCGCTACGACGAGCTCGTCGACGCGCTGTCCTCCGCCCTCGACACCCATCGCGTGGGCGCGGGAACCGATCCCGCCTCGACCATGGGGCCGCTCAACAGCGCCGCCCAGCGTGACAAGGTCACCGCCATGCTGGCCGAGGCGGCCGACGCCGGAGCAGAGGTGCGCGAACGGGGCGTCCTGGCCCCTGGCGCCGCTGCTTCCACGGGCCACTTCCTGCGTCCCGCACTCGTCCTCGACCCCGACCCCCGCCTGCGGATCGTCACCGAGGAGCAGTTCGGCCCCGCCCTGCCGATCCTGCCTTTCGACGACGTGGATTCCGTCGTGGACCGGGTCAACAACGACTGGTCGGGACTGTGCTCCTCGGTCTGGAGCGGCGATCTTGACCACGCGGGCAGGATTGCGGAAAGGCTGCGTACCGGCACCACCTGGATCAACCACGCCAACGCCGTCGCGTGCGACGACCGGGCTCCCTTCGGCGGCTTCCGCCAGAGCGGCATCGGACGGGAGATGGGTCCGGAGGGCCTGCTCTCCTTCACCGAAGCGCACACCGTCACGACGCACGGATAGAAACGGCGAGTACGGCTGTACCCCGCCCGCTTCGAGCGGACGGGGTACAGCCGTACTCCGGTCGTACGTCACACCAACGGCACGGACACCGCGTTGTAAGGGGTGTTCTCGTCCCGGTCCGGGGTGGTGAAGCGGGAGTTGGGAAGGTACAGCCGGCCCTTGTAGGCGGCGGCCGTGGTGGGCAGGTCGAAGCGGTCGTCCCTGATCACTCCGATCGCAGTGCCCCTGGTGCCCGACCGGTTGAGCCGGAGTACGTCCACCTGGTTGGAGTTGGGCTGGACCACGTAGAGGATGCGGCCGATGAGCACCAGTCCGTCGCCGCTGGGCAGCGTCGTGTCACCCAGGTCGACCTTGCGGGCCACGCCGGTGCGGGGGTTGACGCGCATCAGTGAACCGCCGTCCGCGGCCGCGTTGGTGACGAGCAGGGCGCTGCCGTCGGGGGTGAGCGAGATGCCGTTGGACGTGAAACCGGACTGCACCCAGTCACCGCTCAGTGTGAGGCTCTCCGGGGCGCCGATGCGGCCCCTCCTGCCCAGGGGCAGCTTGAACAGCTGTGCGCTGAACGACTCGGTGAACCAGGCGGCGTCACGGGTGAGCAGGACGTCGTTGACGAAACTGGTCTCTCCGGCGACCACGTGGTTGGCGAGCAACTCACCACTGTGGGCGTCGACGACCCGCAGTTCGCCACTGCCGCCGCCCGCCAGGAACAGCCGCCCCCAGGAGTCGGCCTTCAGCCCGACCGTCATGCGTCCCAGGCCGCGGTGGACCACCTTGCCCTTGCCGTTCGTGAGGTCCACCCGGTACACGCCGCCGGTGGCGATCGACCCGAAGTAGGCGTACGGCGCGGAGCCGATCGCGACTCCCTCCGGCCCCCACCCGTCGGGCAGGGAGAACTCCTTGGGCCAGGATCCGGCGGTGCCCGGGGCGGCCTGTGCCGTACCGCCGATCAGGGCCGTCGCCCCCAGTGCGATGCCCGCGCCGAGAATCTGCCTGCGTGCGAGAGAACTTGTCATCGATCGTCCTTCCACGGAAAACAGCACGGGCCGTGCCGTTCCGGCTGGTCGCCTGGAGTTAATTATTGAGAGTTCAAGTATGTGGGTACAGCGACGAATGTCCTGACTCTCCGACTTCCTTCGTCCCACCGGAGGGAAGCGGCCTGGTCGGTGCGAGCCCGGACCGTGAGGGCGGGCCACCCGACACCAGGCCGACCTGGCAAGGCCGAACGTCGCGCACGGGATACGTCATTCGTCCTTACTTCCAGCGCTCGCCTCCCGGCTCCCTGTCCAGGCCGTCACCGGTGGGCCATCATCCGAAAACCTGCCGGTCGCAGTGGCGCGACCGGCGTGAGTACGGTGACGGCTTCGCGCCGCACCGGGAAGGCGAGCGGGCATGAGCGTGCAGCGGCCGCACATCGAACCGGGCAGGCTGTTCATCGGCGGAGAGTGGCGGGACGCGGAGTCCAAGGCACGGCGCGACGTCATCGACCCCTCCACGGGCAAAGTCGTCACCACGGTCGCGGAGGCGGACGGGGCCGATCTCGCCGCCGCGGTGGCCGCTGCCCGTGTTGCGTTCGACGCGGGGCCGTGGCCCCGGACGCCGGCCCGCGAGCGCGCCCGTGTGCTGCATCGAGTGGCCGATCGGGTGCGGGAGAGGGCCGACGAGATCGCCGCCGTCGAGAGCCTCGACGTCGGCAAGCCCGTCTCACTCAGCCGTGCGGTCGACGTGGAGACCGTGGCCGAGACGTATGAGTACTATTCGGCGCTGGCGCAGGCCGTCGACGGGGCCACGCGGGAGATCCCCATCCCCTCCCACGCCTACACCCGTAGAGAGCCCATCGGTGTGGTAGGAGCCATCACCCCGTTCAACTTCCCGCTGATCCTGAGCACGTCGAAGCTCGCGCCGGCCCTGGCAGTGGGCAACACCATCGTCCACAAACCGGCCGACGAGGCACCCCTCAGCGCTTTGCTGATGGCGGAGATTCTCGCCGACGCCGGCGTACCCGCAGGTGTGGTGAACGTCGTCACCGGCAGCGGCCCCGTCCTCGGCGAGGCGCTGGTGCGTCATCCCGGCATCGACAAGATCGCCTTCACCGGGTCGACGCGGGTCGGCCGTCTGGCATCGAGCGCGGCCGGCGAAGGGCTCAAGCCGGTCACCATGGAGTTGGGTGGCAACGCGCCGCACATCGTCTTCGAGGACGCCGACGTCGGCAAGGCGATCGGCGCGATCATCAAGGGCTTCGTCTTCAACACCGGACAGTTCTGCATGGGCGGACCCCGGCTGCTGGTCCACCGGTCCCTGTACGACACGGTGTTGGGGATCCTTGCCGAAGCGGTTCCGGCGGTTCCCGTCGGCGACCCCTTCGACCCGGCCACCGTCGTCGGGCCGATGGCGGGCGTGCGGCATCTGGAGAACGTCGAGCGGTATGTGAGAGCGGCCGTCGACGACGGCGGCCGCATCGTCGTCGGTGGCGAGCGCATGGAACTCGACGGCGGCTACTACTACAAGCCCACGGTCATCGCCGGCCTGGACAACAACGCCCGCACCGTCCAGGAGGAGATCTTCGGCCCGGTCCTGACCGTCCAGCCCTTCGACACCGAGGACGAGGCGATCGCGCTGGCGAACAGCACGCCCTACGGACTGGCCGCCGGTCTCCAGACCTCCGACCTGGCGCGCGCGCACCGCGTCGCGGCACGACTGGACGCCGGCATCGTCTGGGTCAACGACTGGGCCATGCTCGACCCCGCCGTGCCTTTCGGCGGCGTCAAGCAGTCCGGCTACGGACGCGAATCCGGGCCGGAGGCTTTGCAGTCGTACACGAGAACCAAGTCGGTCGTCATCTCCCTCGCCTGAATTCGGGACGGGGTCCGCTTCCGGCACGCTGCCGCCGACAGCGGGCCCTTCCGGCCGTCCCGCACGGACCAGCAGACCCAGGAGCCGCCGGGTATCCCGCTGGTGCCCGTCTTCTCTCCGCCCGTCGAAGATGGGGCAGCCGAGTGAAAAGTCGGCATCAAGTCAGCGTCAGGCGGCGAGACGGTCCCTGAGGCCCGGGACACAGATTTAGATTCTCCCAGGTCAGCGCACTCTTCCGCGGGGTTTCAGCGGCACCGGGGGCAGCTCCGGGGCGGGCAGTGGCGCGCCGTCGTAGCCCTTCACCTC
It includes:
- a CDS encoding aldehyde dehydrogenase family protein, whose protein sequence is MSERTRATPAQTWAAPVRTGLLIDGKTMETEDWTAVHDPAAPDQIVGHAAAATVEQARAAVAAADAAFPSWAAMPARRRAEIIGQALTLLDGSEAQRAALMTRENGKVAFESQVEMGVFVARTRAAIDLADSLDQVRRLDGPPLTSHIHRLPTGVVTVIVPFNWPIAILGASLPYALLAGNTAVVKPPPTVPLAMVRTLELFAAGLPAGVLNVVTGSNDAVAPLLTDPRVRKIVFTGSTAAGKHIMAAAAQNLASVTLELGGNDPAIVLDDAVLDQEHVGRLVQGAFLTSGQVCMAVKRVYVHRSRYDELVDALSSALDTHRVGAGTDPASTMGPLNSAAQRDKVTAMLAEAADAGAEVRERGVLAPGAAASTGHFLRPALVLDPDPRLRIVTEEQFGPALPILPFDDVDSVVDRVNNDWSGLCSSVWSGDLDHAGRIAERLRTGTTWINHANAVACDDRAPFGGFRQSGIGREMGPEGLLSFTEAHTVTTHG
- a CDS encoding superoxide dismutase, giving the protein MTSSLARRQILGAGIALGATALIGGTAQAAPGTAGSWPKEFSLPDGWGPEGVAIGSAPYAYFGSIATGGVYRVDLTNGKGKVVHRGLGRMTVGLKADSWGRLFLAGGGSGELRVVDAHSGELLANHVVAGETSFVNDVLLTRDAAWFTESFSAQLFKLPLGRRGRIGAPESLTLSGDWVQSGFTSNGISLTPDGSALLVTNAAADGGSLMRVNPRTGVARKVDLGDTTLPSGDGLVLIGRILYVVQPNSNQVDVLRLNRSGTRGTAIGVIRDDRFDLPTTAAAYKGRLYLPNSRFTTPDRDENTPYNAVSVPLV
- a CDS encoding aldehyde dehydrogenase family protein; this translates as MSVQRPHIEPGRLFIGGEWRDAESKARRDVIDPSTGKVVTTVAEADGADLAAAVAAARVAFDAGPWPRTPARERARVLHRVADRVRERADEIAAVESLDVGKPVSLSRAVDVETVAETYEYYSALAQAVDGATREIPIPSHAYTRREPIGVVGAITPFNFPLILSTSKLAPALAVGNTIVHKPADEAPLSALLMAEILADAGVPAGVVNVVTGSGPVLGEALVRHPGIDKIAFTGSTRVGRLASSAAGEGLKPVTMELGGNAPHIVFEDADVGKAIGAIIKGFVFNTGQFCMGGPRLLVHRSLYDTVLGILAEAVPAVPVGDPFDPATVVGPMAGVRHLENVERYVRAAVDDGGRIVVGGERMELDGGYYYKPTVIAGLDNNARTVQEEIFGPVLTVQPFDTEDEAIALANSTPYGLAAGLQTSDLARAHRVAARLDAGIVWVNDWAMLDPAVPFGGVKQSGYGRESGPEALQSYTRTKSVVISLA